From the genome of Aspergillus fumigatus Af293 chromosome 1, whole genome shotgun sequence, one region includes:
- a CDS encoding SMP-30/gluconolactonase/LRE family protein, whose protein sequence is MKHLVAFTLNAALVLGVVVLQRRDESTQQHPLLDSFRHSPGIATDDALVHQCIAPGVVCVDKHGANLPYPFWRDSPNGTYASNLADIEFTGGRGQPKSTSWEQVERADFVVFDEERGRKLLGENPRVDFVFSVNPWALHEAPTYVPGLHQIFFSELSPMLEQFVIELKVDPPTLSTFRADPPIYVPNGGFYHDGLIYYSVAGSSHQHKQRPGLVTLDPWTKKSSTLLNNYYGLTFTDCDDVIVDPVTGFVWFTVPYYSWWLEVADTPPQLKSATYRFDPATGSTVVVNDEMRSPNGIALSPDRRHLYISDTEAAGQSAPISLDLPSPGVAGLLFNTTGKRTIYKFDLIDQGHAIANKRPIHYDAIGTVPDGLKVARNGWVVTASGNGLSVMDEYGEMIARVQVNFTVNNFVWADVDDYREVWMVGQGGVGRVRWELQGQKAV, encoded by the coding sequence ATGAAGCACCTGGTCGCATTCACCCTCAATGCCGCTCTCGTGCTGGGGGTCGTTGTCCTCCAACGGCGTGACGAGTCCACACAACAGCACCCTCTCCTTGACAGCTTTCGTCATTCCCCAGGCATCGCAACCGATGACGCGCTGGTTCATCAGTGCATCGCACCGGGCGTGGTCTGCGTCGACAAACATGGGGCCAACCTTCCTTATCCCTTCTGGCGGGATTCTCCGAACGGCACCTACGCCTCCAACCTGGCGGACATCGAGTTCACCGGCGGCCGAGGCCAACCCAAGTCGACCTCCTGGGAGCAGGTGGAACGAGCGGACTTTGTGGTCTTCGACGAGGAGCGTGGACGGAAGCTCCTGGGCGAGAACCCCCGCGTGGACTTTGTCTTCTCCGTCAATCCGTGGGCGCTGCATGAGGCGCCGACGTACGTGCCGGGCCTCCAccagatcttcttctcggagcTCTCGCCCATGCTGGAGCAGTTCGTCATCGAGTTGAAGGTCGACCCGCCCACCCTGTCCACATTCCGGGCGGATCCCCCCATCTACGTGCCCAACGGCGGGTTCTACCACGACGGGCTGATCTACTACTCCGTGGCCGGCAGCAGCCACCAGCACAAGCAGCGGCCCGGCCTCGTCACCCTTGATCcatggacgaagaagtcatccACCCTGCTGAACAACTACTATGGCCTGACCTTCACGGACTGtgacgatgtcatcgtcGACCCCGTCACGGGCTTCGTCTGGTTCACCGTCCCCTATTACTCCTGGTGGCTGGAGGTGGCCGACACGCCGCCCCAGCTCAAGTCCGCCACCTATCGCTTCGATCCGGCCACGGGGTCCACGGTCGTCGTCAATGACGAGATGCGCTCGCCGAACGGCATCGCCCTGAGTCCCGACCGGCGACACCTCTACATCAGCGACACCGAGGCCGCGGGTCAGTCGGCGCCGATCTCCCTCGATCTGCCCAGCCCCGGCGTGGCCGGTCTGCTGTTCAACACCACCGGCAAACGCACCATCTACAAGTTCGATCTCATCGACCAGGGACACGCCATTGCCAACAAGCGTCCCATCCACTACGACGCAATCGGCACGGTGCCCGACGGACTCAAGGTGGCCCGGAACGGATGGGTGGTGACGGCGAGCGGGAATGGATTGAGCGTGATGGACGAGTATGGGGAGATGATCGCGCGCGTGCAGGTcaatttcaccgtcaacAACTTTGTCTGGGCCGATGTGGACGACTATCGGGAGGTGTGGATGGTGGGACAGGGAGGCGTGGGACGCGTGCGATGGGAGCTCCAGGGGCAAAAAGCCGTTTGA
- a CDS encoding putative glycosyl hydrolase family 88 yields MQPSCPKTGLGSHGDPPEPTTELRGPRPPTPGATFRAGLPRSPATVRQVNYKPYGRPSPTLISRFHGFPFYSIGAMKILYPLSCLLSLVLADQPGQAVRHPKYSTWMLESAIARGEGISPADGLLGVIQKVQHGRGLGLFQEALRAAIAQSSDAAEIARWSDYHRRSVEANIEDLLNATASSRDLSLDRLCVGRSIMEINLDEPLHRNVLKALRKSLELQYRNENAGLWYFVDPPPPYPPYGNLSYSDGMYGFAPFAALYGMTYGDPGVNLDTALLQLDLLYTQSIEPSTGLIKHGYDASRDAPWAHPITGASPIVWGRSLAWYLIGTVDTLEIIASRSGDHSEDARRTDKTVQRIREIFQRLARATVDAIEDSAGKTGRYAVWQVMDRPGEPGNFVEASASAMIAYVLAKGVRLGYLPGRSPSSETDGKHRAASSLWVQGPRPGFRDPVQSQDVLAVARALYQDVVAQFVVRRHEDDTLDFLGTSIIASLHEEKPYYEVCFSPFSRSDVFVFGLT; encoded by the exons ACCGAACTCCGGGGCCCACGACCACCAACTCCGGGGGCCACGTTTAGGGCCGGCCTGCCCCGGAGTCCAGCGACTGTACGGCAGGTCAACTATAAACCCTACGGCCGCCCGTCACCCACGCTGATTTCTCGCTTTCATGGTTTTCCCTTCTACTCAATCGGCGCGATGAAGATTCTCTATCCACTGTCATGTTTGCTCTCGCTGGTCCTGGCCGACCAGCCTGGTCAGGCCGTCCGCCATCCGAAGTACTCCACTTGGATGCTGGAGAGTGCCATCGCGCGAGGCGAAGGAATCAGTCCGGCCGACGGTCTGTTGGGGGTCATTCAGAAGGTGCAGCACGGTCGTGGCCTG GGATTATTCCAGGAAGCGCTCAGAGCAGCCATCGCCCAGTCCAGCGACGCAGCAGAGATCGCCAGATGGTCGGACTATCACCGTCGCAGCGTGGAGGCCAACATCGAGGACCTCCTCAATGCGACGGCATCCTCGCGCGACCTGTCGCTTGACCGATTGTGTGTCGGTCGTTCCATCAT GGAGATAAATCTCGATGAGCCACTCCATCGCAACGTGCTCAAGGCGCTCCGGAAATCCCTGGAACTGCAATATCGAAACGAGAACGCCGGATTGTGGTATTTCGTCGATCCGCCGCCCCCCTACCCACCGTACGGCAATCTCTCGTACAGCGACGGCATGTACGGCTTCGCGCCCTTCGCCGCCTTGTACGGCATGACCTACGGCGACCCAGGGGTCAACCTCGACACCGCGCTGCTTCAGCTGGATCTTCTCTACACGCAGAGCATCGAGCCATCCACGGGGTTGATCAAGCACGGCTACGATGCATCGCGAGACGCTCCCTGGGCGCACCCGATCACTGGCGCCAGTCCCATTGTGTGGGGCCGGAGTCTCGCATGGTACCTGATCGGCACGGTGGACACCCTGGAGATCATCGCATCCAGGTCTGGAGACCACTCGGAGGATGCAAGGCGCACGGACAAGACCGTCCAGCGCATCCGTGAGATCTTTCAGCGTCTCGCCCGAGCGACGGTGGACGCCATCGAGGACTCGGCCGGAAAGACGGGGCGCTATGCCGTCTGGCAGGTGATGGATCGGCCGGGAGAGCCTGGGAATTTCGTCGAAGCCAGTGCCAGTGCCATGATTGCGTATGTGCTGGCCAAGGGGGTCCGTCTAGGCTATCTGCCCGGACGTTCGCCAAGTTCAGAGACTGATGGAAAACACCGTGCGGCTTCGTCTCTTTGGGTCCAGGGCCCGAGGCCGGGTTTCCGTGATCCGGTGCAATCTCAGGATGTTCTGGCCGTGGCACGCGCTCTCTACCAAGATGTGGTTGCGCAATTTGTCGTTCGCAGGCACGAGGACGACACTCTGGATTTCCTGGGGACGAGCATCATCGCCAGCTTGCATGAAGAGAAGCCGTATTACGAGGTCTgtttttcccctttttcgAGGTCCGATGTCTTTGTCTTCGGGCTAACGTAA